The following proteins come from a genomic window of Flavobacteriales bacterium:
- a CDS encoding S9 family peptidase, which translates to MKYLLTLSLSLFLFSNCNFKKNSTPPMAKKIPTALNYHNDTIIDDYFWMRLSDEQKEAEELDEQTQNVIDYLNLENDYLESQMAETESFQKKLYEEFVSRIKQDDESLPVSYNGYTYYIKFEEGQDYECHYRKANNDDAQEELLLDIPKMAKGENYFDLGDKSISENNRYMAYSIDLVSRRQYTIHIKDLKTGEILEDKIENTTGSICWANDNKTIYYTKQDEVTLRSNKIFKHTLGTETSQDELVYEEKDETFSCYIYKTKSRKYLLIGSSQTLSTEYRFLDADNPDGEWQVFQARERNLEYSISHFEDHFYVLTNWDAKNFRLMKTSVDATSKENWKELISHREDVLINDIEIFKNYLVIKERKNGLDHLRVKSWYDDTDYYIDFKDPTYSLFSSSNLEFDTDTFRFVYTSLTIPSTVYGFNLLTQERTLLKRDEVLGGGFESDNYTSERLFATSRDGKTQIPISLVYKKGFEKNGEQPLLLYAYGSYGYSTPPYFSSSRLSLLDRGFAFAIAHIRGGQEMGRQWYEDGKLLKKMNTFYDFIDCANYLIDEKYTSSNHLYANGGSAGGLLMGAVINMAPDLWNGVIAEVPFVDVINTMWDESIPLTTGEFDEWGNPKDKKYYDYIKSYSPYDNVKAVAYPNMLITTGYWDSQVQYWEPAKWIAKLREYKTDDNLLMMYCNMDVGHGGASGRFKSLKEEALKVAFLLKLEGIKE; encoded by the coding sequence ATGAAATATTTACTAACTCTATCACTATCCCTATTTTTATTTTCTAATTGTAATTTTAAAAAAAACTCTACTCCACCAATGGCAAAAAAAATTCCTACAGCTTTAAACTATCATAATGATACCATTATTGACGACTATTTTTGGATGCGTCTCTCGGATGAACAAAAAGAAGCTGAAGAATTAGACGAACAAACTCAAAATGTCATTGACTACCTTAATTTGGAAAATGATTATTTAGAGTCTCAAATGGCTGAAACAGAATCTTTTCAAAAAAAATTATACGAAGAATTTGTATCACGCATTAAGCAAGATGATGAAAGTCTACCTGTAAGTTATAATGGATATACATACTACATTAAGTTTGAAGAGGGGCAAGATTACGAATGCCATTATAGAAAAGCTAATAATGATGACGCCCAAGAAGAATTATTATTGGACATTCCAAAGATGGCAAAAGGTGAAAATTATTTTGATTTAGGAGACAAATCCATCAGTGAAAATAATCGTTATATGGCTTATAGCATTGATTTGGTATCTCGAAGACAATACACCATTCATATAAAAGATTTGAAAACGGGCGAAATATTAGAAGATAAAATTGAAAATACCACTGGTAGTATATGTTGGGCAAATGATAATAAAACTATTTATTATACCAAACAAGATGAAGTGACCTTGCGTTCAAATAAAATCTTTAAGCACACCCTAGGAACTGAAACTTCACAAGATGAACTTGTGTATGAAGAAAAAGACGAAACTTTCAGTTGCTATATTTATAAAACCAAATCAAGAAAATATCTGCTGATTGGCTCCAGTCAAACATTATCCACTGAGTATCGTTTTTTAGATGCAGATAATCCAGATGGTGAATGGCAGGTTTTTCAAGCAAGAGAACGAAATTTAGAGTATAGCATTAGTCATTTTGAAGATCATTTTTATGTACTTACCAATTGGGATGCTAAGAACTTTAGACTAATGAAAACATCTGTTGATGCCACTTCAAAAGAAAATTGGAAAGAGCTTATTTCACACCGAGAAGATGTATTGATAAACGATATTGAAATTTTTAAAAATTATTTAGTTATAAAAGAGCGTAAAAATGGATTAGACCATTTGAGAGTAAAAAGTTGGTATGATGATACGGATTACTACATTGATTTTAAAGACCCTACATATTCTTTGTTTTCTAGTTCTAACCTAGAGTTTGACACTGATACATTCCGATTTGTTTATACTTCTTTGACCATTCCTTCTACGGTATATGGCTTCAATCTTTTAACCCAAGAGCGTACTTTGTTGAAGCGAGACGAAGTATTGGGAGGAGGGTTTGAATCGGATAATTATACTTCAGAACGCTTATTTGCCACAAGTAGAGATGGAAAAACTCAAATTCCTATTTCACTAGTTTATAAAAAGGGTTTCGAGAAAAACGGAGAACAGCCACTTTTACTGTATGCGTATGGTTCTTATGGATATAGTACGCCACCTTATTTTAGTTCATCAAGATTAAGTTTATTAGATAGAGGTTTTGCTTTTGCCATAGCGCACATTAGAGGAGGACAGGAAATGGGGCGTCAGTGGTATGAGGATGGTAAGCTTCTAAAAAAGATGAATACATTTTATGATTTTATCGATTGTGCAAACTACCTTATTGATGAAAAATACACCTCCTCAAATCATTTATATGCCAATGGCGGAAGTGCAGGTGGTTTATTGATGGGGGCAGTCATTAATATGGCTCCAGATTTGTGGAATGGCGTAATTGCTGAAGTACCTTTTGTTGATGTTATTAATACCATGTGGGACGAATCAATACCACTAACTACTGGTGAATTCGATGAATGGGGAAATCCTAAGGATAAGAAATATTACGATTACATAAAATCATATTCTCCTTACGATAATGTTAAAGCGGTTGCTTATCCCAATATGTTAATTACTACTGGTTATTGGGATAGCCAAGTACAATATTGGGAACCAGCGAAGTGGATAGCCAAGCTAAGAGAGTACAAAACGGATGATAATTTATTAATGATGTATTGCAATATGGATGTAGGTCATGGTGGAGCATCAGGACGTTTTAAAAGTCTGAAAGAGGAAGCATTAAAAGTTGCCTTTCTACTCAAGTTAGAGGGGATAAAAGAGTGA
- a CDS encoding GNAT family N-acetyltransferase, giving the protein MEWRFKSFEDLTKSELHDLMILRQKVFVVEQDCPYQDADEKDKDSHHLLGYIKGVLVAYLRLVKPGISYEEMSFGRIVTAPSHRGTGLGIALMREGIKQSITLYGTSKNRISAQSHLLPFYQKFGFESTGKEYLEDDIPHTEMIKK; this is encoded by the coding sequence ATTGAGTGGAGATTTAAGTCGTTTGAGGATTTGACAAAATCGGAATTACACGATTTGATGATTTTACGTCAGAAAGTGTTCGTAGTCGAACAAGATTGTCCCTATCAAGATGCCGATGAAAAAGATAAAGATTCACATCATTTATTGGGCTATATCAAGGGTGTTTTGGTAGCTTATTTACGTTTAGTTAAACCAGGGATAAGTTATGAGGAAATGTCTTTTGGAAGGATAGTTACTGCTCCAAGTCATAGAGGAACAGGCTTAGGAATAGCACTTATGAGAGAAGGTATAAAGCAATCCATTACACTTTATGGCACATCTAAAAACCGTATTTCTGCTCAATCGCATTTATTGCCATTTTATCAAAAATTTGGCTTTGAATCTACTGGAAAAGAGTACTTAGAAGATGACATTCCTCACACTGAGATGATAAAAAAATAA
- a CDS encoding metal-dependent transcriptional regulator — protein sequence MTLAEENYLKAILKLSKNSEDSVSTNSIADELETKASSVTDMIKKLTDKQLVDYVPYRGVSLSKSGLKKAVEIVRKHRLWEVFLVTKLQFKWDEVHDVAEQLEHIKSQKLVDGLDAYLGYPQHDPHGEPIPNKDGLFPKSFSKRLSELEKGSSGQVVGVSQDNQSFLQYLNSLNITLGTSISVLKKIDFDNSLEITINNKLAHISNDVARNLLIKQK from the coding sequence ATTACGTTGGCTGAAGAAAATTACTTGAAAGCGATACTCAAACTTTCCAAAAATTCCGAAGATTCAGTATCTACTAATTCTATTGCTGATGAGCTAGAGACCAAAGCATCATCTGTTACAGATATGATTAAAAAGTTAACAGATAAACAATTGGTTGATTATGTGCCCTATCGTGGAGTAAGTCTTAGTAAATCTGGTCTTAAGAAAGCCGTAGAAATTGTTAGAAAACATCGTCTTTGGGAAGTTTTTTTAGTCACTAAACTTCAATTCAAATGGGACGAGGTTCACGATGTTGCTGAGCAATTAGAACACATCAAATCACAAAAATTAGTAGATGGTTTAGATGCTTACTTGGGCTATCCACAACACGACCCACATGGAGAACCTATTCCCAATAAAGACGGACTATTTCCTAAATCATTTTCAAAACGACTTAGCGAATTAGAAAAAGGAAGCAGTGGACAAGTTGTAGGAGTTTCTCAAGACAATCAATCCTTTTTACAATACCTCAATTCCTTAAACATTACACTGGGAACATCTATCAGCGTTCTTAAAAAAATAGACTTTGACAATTCACTAGAAATAACAATAAACAACAAATTAGCACACATTAGCAATGATGTAGCAAGAAACTTATTAATTAAACAAAAATGA
- a CDS encoding ZIP family metal transporter yields MTDLYTWFIEQHPVLQALLAGLFTWGLTASGAALVVFFNNTNRKILDTSLGFTGGVMIAASFWSLLSPAISYVEMQNEIGNTNLPSWFPPAIGFFLGALFLFGLDKIIPHLHLFKKVEEAEGYPTKWKKTILLVLAIALHNIPEGLAVGVAFGAISHGIPGFEIGAAIALAIGIGIQNFPEGFAVSMPLRRQGVSKWKSWKWGQLSAIVEPIFAMIGAATVIYALPILPYALAFAAGAMIFIVVEEVIPESQSGGHTDLATMGLIAGFIVMMILDVALG; encoded by the coding sequence ATGACAGATTTATACACTTGGTTTATCGAACAACACCCTGTATTACAAGCTTTATTAGCTGGACTATTTACTTGGGGCTTGACTGCATCAGGTGCAGCATTGGTCGTATTCTTTAACAATACTAATCGAAAAATTTTAGATACATCTTTAGGCTTTACTGGTGGTGTTATGATAGCAGCTAGTTTTTGGTCTCTACTCTCCCCCGCTATCAGCTATGTAGAAATGCAAAATGAAATAGGCAACACTAATTTACCTTCATGGTTTCCTCCTGCTATTGGGTTTTTCTTGGGAGCTTTATTTCTTTTTGGGTTAGATAAAATAATACCTCACTTACATTTATTCAAAAAAGTTGAAGAAGCAGAAGGCTATCCAACCAAGTGGAAAAAAACTATTTTACTAGTATTAGCTATTGCTCTCCATAATATTCCTGAAGGTTTAGCTGTAGGTGTCGCTTTTGGAGCCATATCACATGGCATTCCAGGTTTTGAAATAGGAGCAGCTATTGCTTTAGCTATTGGCATTGGCATACAGAATTTCCCTGAGGGCTTTGCTGTTTCTATGCCGCTCAGGAGACAAGGAGTGAGTAAATGGAAAAGTTGGAAATGGGGGCAATTATCAGCTATTGTAGAACCTATTTTTGCTATGATTGGTGCTGCCACTGTAATTTATGCATTGCCAATACTGCCCTATGCCCTAGCCTTTGCTGCAGGAGCAATGATATTCATTGTAGTAGAAGAAGTAATCCCTGAAAGTCAAAGTGGTGGACATACCGACTTAGCTACAATGGGGCTTATTGCAGGATTTATCGTAATGATGATACTTGATGTTGCACTAGGATAA
- the smpB gene encoding SsrA-binding protein SmpB has translation MMKAVNIQNKRARFEYTLLDKYVAGLQLSGTEIKSIRNGKANLSDSFCSFKGNELFIVGMHVDEYEFGNYANHQPKRDRKLLLNRQELDKIRKKLNDIGLTIVPLRLFINDKGWAKLEIAVAKGKKLHDKRNTIKDRDIQRDIDRVSK, from the coding sequence CTGATGAAAGCGGTAAATATCCAAAATAAACGGGCTAGATTTGAATACACCCTACTTGATAAGTATGTGGCTGGTTTGCAGCTTAGCGGTACAGAAATCAAATCTATACGCAATGGCAAGGCAAACTTGAGCGATTCCTTTTGTTCATTTAAAGGAAATGAGCTTTTTATCGTAGGTATGCATGTTGATGAATACGAATTTGGCAATTATGCTAACCATCAACCTAAACGTGATCGAAAACTATTGCTAAATAGACAAGAGTTAGATAAAATTAGAAAAAAATTAAACGACATAGGACTAACTATTGTACCGCTACGCTTATTCATTAACGATAAAGGTTGGGCTAAATTAGAAATCGCTGTAGCTAAGGGTAAGAAACTTCATGACAAAAGAAATACGATAAAAGACAGAGATATCCAAAGAGATATTGATAGAGTAAGTAAATAA
- a CDS encoding alpha/beta fold hydrolase, translated as MKKYNLIIISLFVISTLMLSCTKENIRQGQMKEEFYLRNGDADMPVFMRGNPESKTIILYLHGGPGGESTSSIYTNAFLQLQEKYKIAFLDQRQQGNAHGKTKLKDISFDNFTEDVFLLTQVLKKRYGEDSRIYILGHSWGGTLGTGFMINESYQQEVEGYIQVAGAYDLPLLGKSVVEMVNEIGNEQINQGKDVAKWQKMITDINKTNEDGLTSDEILKLGSYANDIWQEKMLTDEIFDIPSAIKFAEEPKDVDVPVYPKAYDMFGALANVWAIIKVNYGKGGLMEKVLELSMADELYKIKKPTLLIWGKYDFTVPPKLGEVALQNIGASEKSLKIYEHSGHVPMASDPDRFVKDVSEFIDNN; from the coding sequence ATGAAAAAATATAATTTAATCATAATCTCATTATTTGTCATCAGTACTTTAATGTTATCATGTACCAAGGAAAATATTAGACAAGGACAAATGAAAGAAGAGTTTTATCTCAGAAATGGGGATGCAGATATGCCTGTTTTTATGAGAGGAAACCCCGAGTCTAAAACCATTATTTTATATCTTCACGGAGGGCCTGGTGGTGAAAGTACCTCTTCAATATATACTAATGCTTTTTTGCAGCTTCAAGAAAAGTATAAAATAGCTTTTTTAGATCAAAGACAACAGGGTAATGCACATGGCAAAACTAAGCTTAAAGATATTAGTTTCGATAATTTTACAGAAGATGTCTTTCTTTTGACACAAGTTTTGAAAAAGCGTTATGGTGAAGATTCTCGAATATACATACTAGGTCATAGTTGGGGTGGAACTTTAGGAACAGGTTTTATGATAAATGAAAGCTATCAACAAGAGGTAGAGGGTTACATTCAAGTGGCTGGTGCTTACGATTTGCCACTGCTTGGTAAAAGTGTTGTTGAGATGGTAAATGAAATTGGAAACGAGCAGATTAATCAAGGAAAAGATGTTGCAAAGTGGCAAAAAATGATAACAGACATTAATAAAACAAATGAAGATGGTTTAACTTCGGATGAAATATTAAAACTCGGCTCTTATGCAAATGATATATGGCAAGAAAAAATGCTCACTGACGAAATTTTTGATATACCTTCTGCAATAAAGTTTGCAGAGGAACCTAAAGACGTTGATGTTCCGGTTTATCCAAAAGCTTATGATATGTTTGGTGCATTAGCTAACGTTTGGGCCATTATTAAGGTCAATTATGGCAAAGGGGGCTTAATGGAAAAAGTACTGGAGTTATCTATGGCTGATGAATTGTATAAAATCAAAAAACCTACCTTATTAATTTGGGGTAAATACGATTTTACGGTTCCTCCAAAATTGGGTGAAGTTGCCTTGCAAAATATTGGCGCATCAGAAAAATCTCTTAAAATTTATGAGCATTCAGGACATGTCCCAATGGCTTCAGACCCTGATCGTTTTGTAAAAGATGTTAGTGAGTTTATTGATAATAATTAG
- the dnaK gene encoding molecular chaperone DnaK: MSKIIGIDLGTTNSCVSVMEGNEPVVIPNSEGKRTTPSIVAFVEGGERKVGDPAKRQAITNPEKTIASIKRFMGESFSKLQKEAERVPYKVVKGDNDTPRVLIDDRKYTPQEISAMILQKMKKTAEDYLGQEVKEAVVTVPAYFNDAQRQATKEAGEIAGLKVSRIINEPTAAALAYGLDKADQDKTIAVFDLGGGTFDISILELGDGVFEVKSTNGDTHLGGDDFDQVLIDWMAEEFKSEENIDLRQDPMALQRLKEAAEKAKVELSSSAQTEINLPYITATASGPKHLVRTLTKAQFEKLADKLIQATITPCKQAIKDAGISASEIDEVILVGGSTRIPAIQNIVKEFFGKEPSKGVNPDEVVAIGAAIQGGVLTGDVKDVLLLDVTPLSLGIETMGGVMTKLIESNTTIPTKKSEVFSTAADNQPAVDIHVLQGERPMSADNKTIGRFQLSDIPPAPRGVPQIEVTFDIDANGILNVSAKDKATGKEQNIKIEASSGLSDEEIERMKKEAEANADADKKAKEEVEKVNAADAMIFQTEKQLKDYGDKLSDDKKKPIEDALEGLKKAHESKDLAAIDSAMETINTAWTAASEEMYKATQEQQGAEGAAQPNAEGGGADDVTDVDFEEVKEDK; the protein is encoded by the coding sequence ATGAGCAAAATTATTGGAATTGATTTAGGAACTACCAACTCTTGTGTTTCTGTAATGGAAGGTAACGAGCCAGTTGTAATTCCTAATAGTGAAGGTAAAAGAACAACACCTTCAATTGTAGCTTTTGTTGAGGGAGGAGAACGAAAAGTAGGTGACCCTGCCAAAAGACAAGCTATTACTAACCCAGAAAAAACCATAGCGTCAATTAAGCGTTTTATGGGAGAGTCTTTCTCTAAGCTTCAAAAAGAGGCTGAGCGTGTGCCTTACAAAGTTGTTAAAGGGGACAACGATACGCCAAGAGTACTTATTGACGATAGAAAATATACGCCTCAAGAAATTTCGGCAATGATTCTTCAAAAAATGAAGAAAACGGCTGAAGATTACTTAGGTCAAGAAGTTAAAGAAGCTGTAGTAACAGTACCAGCTTATTTTAATGATGCACAACGCCAAGCTACCAAAGAAGCTGGTGAAATCGCTGGTTTGAAAGTAAGTAGAATTATCAACGAACCTACTGCTGCAGCCTTAGCTTATGGCTTAGACAAAGCCGACCAAGACAAAACAATTGCTGTATTTGATTTGGGTGGAGGTACTTTTGATATATCTATCCTTGAATTAGGAGATGGTGTTTTTGAAGTTAAATCTACTAATGGTGATACCCATTTAGGTGGTGATGACTTTGACCAAGTATTAATTGACTGGATGGCTGAAGAGTTTAAGTCAGAAGAAAATATTGACTTGCGTCAAGATCCAATGGCTTTACAACGTCTTAAAGAAGCGGCTGAAAAAGCTAAAGTAGAGCTTTCTTCAAGTGCTCAAACTGAAATTAATTTGCCTTATATTACAGCAACAGCTTCAGGACCTAAGCACTTAGTGAGAACCTTAACTAAGGCACAATTTGAAAAACTTGCCGATAAACTTATTCAAGCGACTATTACTCCTTGTAAACAAGCCATCAAAGACGCTGGAATTTCTGCCAGTGAAATTGACGAAGTTATTTTAGTAGGTGGTTCTACTCGAATACCAGCTATTCAGAATATTGTTAAGGAATTTTTTGGCAAAGAACCGTCAAAAGGTGTAAACCCTGATGAAGTAGTCGCTATTGGAGCTGCTATTCAAGGTGGTGTACTTACTGGCGATGTAAAAGACGTTCTTTTATTAGACGTAACGCCACTTTCTTTAGGTATAGAAACTATGGGAGGAGTAATGACTAAGTTGATAGAATCGAACACAACTATTCCTACCAAAAAGTCAGAAGTCTTTTCTACAGCTGCTGATAATCAACCTGCCGTAGATATTCACGTACTACAAGGCGAAAGACCGATGTCTGCAGATAACAAGACTATTGGAAGATTCCAATTGTCAGATATACCACCTGCACCAAGAGGAGTGCCTCAAATTGAAGTTACCTTTGATATTGATGCTAATGGTATTTTGAATGTTTCTGCTAAAGACAAAGCAACAGGCAAAGAGCAAAACATTAAAATTGAAGCTTCTTCGGGTCTTTCAGATGAAGAAATTGAAAGAATGAAAAAAGAAGCTGAAGCGAATGCCGATGCAGATAAAAAAGCTAAAGAAGAAGTAGAGAAAGTTAATGCTGCCGATGCTATGATTTTCCAAACTGAAAAGCAGTTAAAAGATTATGGTGATAAATTGTCTGATGACAAGAAAAAACCTATTGAAGATGCTCTAGAAGGTTTGAAAAAAGCACACGAGAGTAAAGACCTTGCTGCTATAGATTCTGCAATGGAAACTATCAATACAGCTTGGACTGCTGCTTCTGAAGAAATGTACAAAGCTACACAAGAGCAACAAGGTGCTGAAGGTGCCGCTCAGCCTAACGCTGAGGGTGGTGGAGCCGATGATGTTACTGATGTAGATTTTGAAGAAGTAAAAGAAGATAAGTAA